A stretch of Kyrpidia spormannii DNA encodes these proteins:
- the istB gene encoding IS21-like element helper ATPase IstB — protein MTEDAMETLKQHLKTLQLPYMREVVEREIENAVKMKLTYQAFLTRLVEAEVLQKTNRSIATKIHLARFPRICTLEEFDFSFQPSLHAAEIRELGELGFIHRKENVIFLGPPGVGKTHLAIALGVKACTARLRVAFFTASELADLLYASLADRSTPQKLASLSRYHLLIIDELGYMPMDKQRANLFFQLVSKRYETGSIILTTNMPFDEWDKVFGDTIASAAIIDRLVHHSHIFHIQGHSYRMKDKLKADASA, from the coding sequence GTGACCGAAGATGCGATGGAGACCCTGAAACAACATCTCAAAACGCTCCAACTGCCGTATATGCGGGAGGTGGTGGAACGGGAAATTGAGAACGCGGTGAAAATGAAGCTGACTTACCAAGCTTTTCTCACGCGGCTCGTGGAAGCGGAAGTGTTGCAGAAGACCAACCGGTCCATTGCCACGAAGATTCATCTGGCGCGATTCCCGCGGATCTGTACATTGGAGGAGTTCGATTTCTCGTTTCAACCTTCGCTCCATGCCGCGGAGATTCGGGAATTGGGAGAACTCGGCTTTATCCACCGAAAAGAAAACGTTATTTTCCTAGGTCCTCCAGGGGTTGGAAAAACGCACTTAGCGATTGCCCTTGGGGTCAAAGCGTGCACGGCCAGACTCCGGGTCGCGTTTTTCACCGCCTCTGAACTGGCGGATCTCTTGTATGCCAGTTTAGCGGATCGTTCCACGCCCCAAAAGCTGGCGTCGCTGAGCCGCTACCACCTGCTGATCATCGACGAGTTGGGCTACATGCCCATGGACAAGCAACGGGCGAACCTCTTTTTCCAGCTCGTCAGCAAGCGCTATGAGACGGGATCAATCATCCTGACGACCAACATGCCTTTTGACGAGTGGGACAAGGTGTTTGGCGATACAATTGCTTCTGCCGCCATCATTGATCGTCTGGTGCATCACAGTCACATTTTTCACATTCAGGGTCACAGTTACCGGATGAAGGACAAGCTCAAGGCCGATGCCTCCGCCTAA
- a CDS encoding metal-dependent hydrolase codes for MGAELWLMHVHQPVLTWPTAAALLGAYFAGPIADVDQPQSYVGQRVWPLAVLLSVVGMRHRRLTHSLLFLATLWAPLRFLPVPDVVRWAVWIGYASHPAIDPLNEEGVELLWPWRFRVKLLPNPLAIPVESFRETVLRRVMAAFSALLFAGYVRPALRQVPFAGPALAAASDGLIRLFPASIQALIR; via the coding sequence ATTGGTGCCGAACTGTGGCTGATGCACGTGCACCAGCCGGTCCTCACGTGGCCCACGGCCGCGGCGCTCCTTGGAGCGTATTTCGCCGGTCCCATTGCCGACGTGGACCAGCCGCAATCCTACGTCGGCCAGCGTGTCTGGCCCCTGGCGGTTCTTCTGAGCGTGGTCGGGATGCGCCACAGGAGGCTGACCCACTCGCTGCTGTTCCTGGCAACGCTATGGGCGCCCCTGCGATTCCTGCCCGTGCCGGACGTCGTGCGCTGGGCGGTCTGGATCGGATATGCCAGTCACCCGGCGATTGACCCCCTGAACGAAGAGGGGGTGGAGCTTCTTTGGCCGTGGAGGTTCCGGGTGAAATTGCTGCCGAACCCGCTGGCCATTCCGGTTGAGTCGTTCCGGGAAACCGTCTTGAGGAGGGTGATGGCGGCCTTCAGCGCGCTCCTGTTTGCCGGCTACGTCCGTCCGGCCCTCAGGCAGGTCCCGTTCGCGGGGCCGGCGTTAGCGGCGGCGTCGGACGGGTTGATCCGGTTGTTTCCGGCGTCCATTCAGGCACTAATCCGTTAA
- a CDS encoding hydantoinase B/oxoprolinase family protein: MKTSLLELVEQRDRLTEETGKYYGVHELTLKENDPVKYERFYSRLHATMVAAYEVSRYVTASPGAREMGEVLWGLLTPEGDALAISAGFFSHINSGKYAIRFMAEHHYDQNPGIRDGDVFVTDDGESGGAPHPGDTYTYVPIMVGDELVAWAMGINHIMEAGAPIAGSWPGFAVDTFMDGFVVPPIKTGENLRQFTWWEQMWLRRTRAGTLNNLDDKMRLAGCAMIHREIHKIISEFGLDYYKRAIREIIEESRQMITDNVRRTMVPGRYDGAAFRAVKYKGLQSIWEHADKDQIISIRQRLVVNGDGTIDAYHDGSSHWDYHAWNGYPGGADVAFYLSMINNFAYNTKPTSAVSWVMKTHYPKHSIYNPGVNVASFSNIWAQSMALNSIGFNSVNRGRFAIGYLEESFQAEGDWEGIQGAGVLPDGTPYGVTNFENVGGTAMGAFCFRDGQPIAWAEWTQLANIGNAEEFEYLIPATFYLGRKLLPDFFGHGKYRGGPGQAILHWVVRPGELYLSRGGAGVAYCTFVAQGMSGAYPAPANFHISARGTNIYDLISAGKPVPRDGIELIQMAEEGTLKVDQLDIWRYDMPPIRLQDGDLVATCNGSSGGWGDPIERDPNLVLDDVCQGWLQPDTAKKVYGVVLEKTNEGWTIDQELTTVLRKSIYKKRLDDSVPFEEFWEEERNLLLTHNIIEPVRYMYTHTVSEIYDFDKEVKEFWQLPEDFSW, encoded by the coding sequence GTGAAAACGTCCTTGCTTGAACTAGTTGAACAACGGGATAGATTGACCGAAGAAACGGGCAAATACTACGGGGTTCATGAGTTAACGCTAAAAGAGAATGATCCGGTTAAATACGAACGTTTTTACTCACGTCTTCATGCAACTATGGTGGCGGCATACGAAGTTTCGCGGTACGTTACGGCGTCTCCCGGCGCACGAGAAATGGGTGAGGTTCTTTGGGGACTACTTACTCCTGAGGGAGATGCGTTGGCGATTTCGGCAGGTTTCTTCAGTCACATTAATTCGGGAAAGTATGCTATTCGTTTTATGGCAGAGCATCACTACGATCAAAATCCCGGTATCCGTGATGGCGATGTTTTCGTTACAGACGATGGCGAGTCAGGTGGCGCCCCACATCCTGGAGATACTTACACTTACGTGCCGATCATGGTTGGAGATGAATTAGTTGCTTGGGCTATGGGAATAAACCATATTATGGAGGCCGGGGCCCCAATTGCTGGTAGCTGGCCGGGGTTTGCTGTGGACACATTTATGGATGGATTTGTTGTACCACCGATCAAGACGGGGGAGAATTTACGCCAATTTACTTGGTGGGAGCAAATGTGGCTACGACGTACCCGTGCGGGGACACTAAACAATCTAGATGACAAGATGCGGCTTGCTGGTTGTGCCATGATCCACAGAGAAATCCATAAAATCATTAGTGAATTCGGTCTTGACTACTATAAGCGTGCCATTCGCGAAATAATTGAAGAAAGTCGGCAGATGATAACAGACAATGTTCGAAGGACCATGGTACCCGGAAGATATGATGGTGCTGCATTCCGAGCTGTTAAGTATAAGGGGTTACAATCAATATGGGAGCATGCGGATAAAGATCAGATTATATCCATACGTCAACGGCTTGTTGTTAATGGTGATGGAACAATAGATGCGTACCATGACGGCAGCTCTCACTGGGACTATCACGCCTGGAATGGATATCCTGGTGGGGCCGACGTAGCCTTTTATCTTAGCATGATTAATAATTTTGCTTATAACACGAAGCCTACCTCTGCCGTATCTTGGGTTATGAAAACCCACTATCCGAAACATTCGATTTACAATCCTGGAGTGAATGTTGCAAGCTTCTCTAATATCTGGGCACAATCAATGGCTCTTAACAGCATAGGTTTTAACTCTGTAAACCGAGGGAGATTCGCAATAGGATATCTTGAAGAATCTTTCCAGGCTGAGGGAGACTGGGAGGGCATCCAAGGAGCGGGGGTACTACCTGATGGTACGCCTTATGGGGTTACAAACTTTGAAAATGTGGGCGGTACTGCCATGGGTGCTTTTTGCTTTCGTGATGGCCAACCTATCGCTTGGGCCGAGTGGACTCAATTGGCTAATATTGGAAACGCAGAGGAATTCGAATACCTGATTCCTGCGACTTTCTATCTGGGGCGCAAGCTTTTGCCGGATTTCTTCGGTCACGGAAAATACCGGGGCGGCCCTGGTCAAGCCATTCTTCATTGGGTAGTACGACCAGGGGAGCTGTACCTAAGTCGTGGTGGAGCGGGTGTGGCTTACTGTACATTTGTGGCCCAAGGTATGAGCGGGGCTTACCCGGCTCCAGCGAATTTTCACATTTCGGCTCGCGGCACAAATATTTATGATCTCATTTCAGCAGGTAAACCAGTACCACGTGATGGAATAGAACTCATCCAAATGGCTGAAGAAGGAACGCTTAAAGTTGATCAACTGGATATTTGGCGCTACGATATGCCACCAATTCGACTTCAAGATGGCGATCTGGTAGCGACATGTAATGGTTCTTCGGGTGGATGGGGCGATCCTATTGAACGTGATCCAAATCTAGTTCTGGATGACGTATGTCAAGGCTGGCTTCAACCCGATACAGCAAAAAAGGTTTATGGGGTGGTATTGGAGAAAACGAATGAGGGTTGGACGATAGACCAAGAGTTAACAACGGTACTACGTAAGAGTATATATAAAAAACGTCTTGACGACAGCGTTCCTTTCGAAGAATTCTGGGAGGAAGAAAGAAATTTACTTCTTACGCATAATATCATTGAGCCTGTGCGGTATATGTACACCCATACAGTTAGTGAAATTTACGATTTCGATAAGGAAGTTAAGGAATTCTGGCAACTACCGGAAGATTTTTCTTGGTGA
- a CDS encoding acetone carboxylase subunit gamma yields the protein MEITKEIISNLLDGRLADSDVEQLQRMHEKDADRFWKYLEVLQERVQWNDKILLRLTDHLYIVRNGNGARVVKCDCGHEFGDYRVNWKIASRVRVRRTAEEFKEVYTPDQAIPEPGWMTIREYFCPGCAAQLAVEVVPPGYPPIFDLLPDLDRLYRELGRPLEDESEDWFRDRTMDVVANFRR from the coding sequence ATGGAAATCACAAAAGAGATCATTTCAAATCTGTTGGACGGACGGTTGGCTGACAGCGACGTTGAACAGTTGCAACGCATGCATGAGAAAGACGCCGATCGGTTTTGGAAGTATCTCGAGGTTCTTCAAGAACGTGTTCAGTGGAATGACAAAATCTTGCTACGCCTGACTGACCACCTATATATCGTGCGAAATGGAAACGGTGCAAGGGTTGTGAAATGTGATTGCGGCCATGAGTTTGGCGACTATAGAGTCAACTGGAAAATAGCATCCAGGGTACGCGTCCGACGAACAGCTGAGGAATTTAAAGAGGTGTACACTCCTGATCAAGCTATTCCAGAGCCAGGTTGGATGACTATTAGAGAGTACTTTTGCCCAGGATGTGCTGCTCAATTGGCGGTAGAGGTAGTTCCTCCAGGCTATCCCCCGATTTTCGATTTGTTGCCTGATTTGGACCGGTTGTACCGGGAATTGGGGCGACCGCTGGAGGACGAGAGCGAAGATTGGTTTCGTGATCGAACCATGGATGTGGTTGCTAATTTTAGGAGGTGA
- a CDS encoding 3-hydroxyacyl-CoA dehydrogenase family protein — translation MRDVKRIGIVGTGTMGEGIAYQAIMNEFEAWLYDVQVETLEQAVEKIARLVKQQSDRGRILGDLANILERLRTVGVLGDLCSCDFIIEAVTEDLAVKHSVFQELDAVCAPDVVLATNTSAKSITEISAAATRPERVVGMHFFNPVHRMELVEVVQGLESADWAVEQTEAVGRRLGKETIRVNERPGVVTSRISALVGNEAFYMLMEGVSSAEEIDKAIKQGLHFPMGPFELGDLVGWDTRLHVLEYLHQSLGEKFRPCPLLVQYVRAGRLGKKVGRGVYEYDEQGRRIPGSASSLRRRDGAPGDGRNRGRAGVHSDE, via the coding sequence GTGCGGGATGTAAAACGGATCGGTATAGTAGGAACTGGTACGATGGGGGAGGGGATTGCTTATCAGGCAATAATGAACGAATTTGAAGCATGGCTATATGACGTTCAGGTGGAGACTCTGGAACAAGCAGTCGAGAAAATCGCAAGATTGGTTAAACAGCAGAGTGACAGAGGCCGAATCTTAGGGGATCTTGCAAATATACTGGAACGGTTAAGAACTGTAGGCGTTCTCGGGGATCTGTGCTCCTGCGATTTTATCATTGAGGCGGTGACCGAGGATCTTGCGGTGAAACACAGTGTGTTTCAGGAACTGGACGCGGTGTGCGCCCCGGACGTGGTATTGGCGACTAACACCTCGGCCAAAAGCATCACCGAGATCTCTGCCGCAGCCACCAGACCGGAACGGGTGGTGGGCATGCATTTTTTCAACCCCGTCCACCGCATGGAGTTGGTGGAGGTGGTCCAGGGGCTGGAGTCTGCCGACTGGGCGGTGGAACAAACCGAGGCCGTTGGCCGCCGCTTGGGCAAGGAGACGATTCGGGTGAACGAGCGCCCAGGGGTTGTCACCAGTCGGATCAGTGCCTTGGTCGGCAATGAGGCGTTCTATATGTTGATGGAAGGCGTCAGTTCGGCGGAGGAGATCGACAAGGCTATTAAGCAGGGATTGCATTTTCCCATGGGTCCCTTTGAGCTTGGTGATTTGGTGGGCTGGGATACCCGGCTTCATGTGCTGGAATACCTCCATCAGAGCCTCGGGGAAAAATTCCGCCCGTGTCCTCTGTTGGTTCAGTACGTGCGTGCCGGCCGGTTGGGGAAGAAGGTCGGCCGGGGGGTGTACGAGTACGACGAGCAGGGGCGCAGGATACCCGGCTCCGCCAGCAGCTTGAGACGTCGTGATGGGGCGCCGGGGGATGGAAGAAACCGGGGCCGGGCCGGGGTGCACTCGGACGAGTGA
- a CDS encoding type 1 glutamine amidotransferase domain-containing protein, which produces MKRVAFLLANDYEDSEIKTPYEAIKSAGYETVIVGLKKGEQLVGKNRQARYTVDASIDEVRADQFDAVVIPGGSSPENLRLNQQVLQFVKDMDRQGKVIAAICHGPQILISAGLTKGKKMTCYPPLRDDLINAGATYVDQEVVVDGNYITSRMPADEPAFIRETLSKLRTPVSQPS; this is translated from the coding sequence ATGAAGAGAGTTGCCTTTCTGTTGGCGAATGATTACGAGGACTCCGAAATAAAAACACCGTACGAAGCCATCAAAAGTGCGGGTTACGAAACAGTGATTGTTGGGTTGAAGAAGGGCGAACAACTTGTAGGCAAGAACAGGCAAGCGAGGTATACGGTTGATGCATCGATTGACGAAGTGCGAGCAGACCAGTTTGACGCGGTTGTCATTCCGGGCGGCTCGTCACCGGAAAACCTGCGGCTGAATCAACAGGTACTACAGTTCGTGAAAGACATGGATCGGCAAGGCAAAGTGATCGCAGCAATTTGCCATGGACCGCAAATTTTGATCAGCGCAGGTCTTACCAAAGGTAAGAAGATGACCTGCTACCCTCCCTTAAGGGATGACTTGATTAACGCAGGCGCGACATACGTCGATCAAGAGGTAGTCGTTGACGGCAACTATATTACGTCGCGTATGCCGGCTGACGAACCGGCGTTCATCCGCGAAACGCTGAGCAAACTGCGCACGCCAGTCAGTCAACCTTCATGA
- a CDS encoding TcpE family conjugal transfer membrane protein produces the protein MAYRTYRNLYRIRPSVSSIGQGRYRLRLPRGVQITADTVILAIVLWMPSWVIVGQLVSAWIPLPSWFLGVCAAGLIGYQLSKLDPAGKTVVAFLWDLAKYLTRPKVHDGWDARPSPKGRPEPVSWRAKVALVEDSRVGAFPARGVTQLELRVAANVRVKKGVVKVQHRGKRLVPRWYEVTEDGRVLAKRLTPKFCKSKS, from the coding sequence ATGGCGTACAGAACCTATCGTAACCTGTACCGGATCCGGCCGTCCGTGTCCTCAATAGGCCAGGGGCGGTACCGCCTGCGGTTGCCGAGGGGAGTTCAGATTACGGCGGACACCGTGATCCTGGCGATTGTCCTGTGGATGCCTTCATGGGTCATTGTGGGGCAACTCGTGTCCGCATGGATCCCGCTTCCCTCCTGGTTCCTCGGGGTGTGCGCCGCCGGTCTTATCGGATACCAATTAAGCAAACTGGACCCGGCGGGCAAGACCGTGGTGGCATTCTTGTGGGATCTCGCGAAATACCTGACGCGCCCGAAGGTGCATGACGGTTGGGATGCCAGGCCAAGCCCGAAGGGGCGGCCGGAGCCGGTCTCGTGGCGGGCGAAGGTCGCGCTCGTCGAGGACAGCCGGGTGGGAGCCTTCCCGGCAAGGGGGGTGACGCAGTTGGAGTTGCGGGTGGCGGCGAACGTCCGGGTGAAAAAGGGAGTGGTGAAAGTGCAACACAGAGGGAAGAGGCTGGTGCCGCGGTGGTACGAGGTGACGGAGGATGGGCGTGTGCTGGCAAAGAGGCTGACACCGAAGTTCTGCAAGTCGAAATCGTAA
- the istA gene encoding IS21 family transposase — MISIEDWTAIRALHARGVSIKAIARQLGISRNTVRRALRGDDPPKYVRKKPSARATDPFLEHIRQMYVEKQLIGTRIYAELQKMGYQGSLSAVHRCLQRLKKEQPHTEVRVQRMETAPGEQAQFDWSEYSVKIGGKEVKVYAYRYILSYSRMRYTHFALNQTLETVLEALECGIRHFGGVPERVLIDNAGQMVVDHRPDGAVRYHPEFLKVMGLYRMDPYACAPYRAQTKGKVERAFYMLEQHFLKGTEFKDFEDLITQGKSFDESENQRVHRRLGQTPLERFEADRAALRPLPERRYVDSVRVLRRVSRDGYISVDHVEYSVPPSYLGREVWVTQPRGAYVEMYGPDGTFLCRHVKSRDTGSIHTLPEHQAPHRERVSVRQRFCEVFPSGAAFYQGLTRRYAHNARYHAARILDMRSTYSDESIEMALKEALAYGATDEKVVLKLLANYPTKPAASSRNVEVQALSRRADTIRPLSYYSQLLH; from the coding sequence TTGATCTCTATCGAGGATTGGACTGCGATTCGAGCACTCCATGCCCGCGGTGTCAGTATTAAGGCGATTGCGCGGCAACTGGGAATTTCGCGCAACACTGTGCGTCGTGCCTTGCGGGGAGACGATCCACCCAAGTATGTGCGAAAGAAGCCGTCGGCTCGGGCAACAGACCCATTCCTGGAGCACATTCGACAGATGTACGTGGAAAAACAATTGATCGGAACACGAATCTATGCGGAGTTGCAGAAGATGGGGTACCAAGGTTCACTTTCTGCGGTTCACCGGTGTCTGCAGCGGCTGAAGAAAGAACAGCCGCACACCGAAGTGCGGGTTCAGCGGATGGAGACGGCTCCAGGTGAACAAGCCCAGTTCGACTGGTCGGAGTACTCAGTAAAGATAGGAGGCAAGGAGGTCAAGGTATACGCGTACCGTTACATTCTCAGTTATAGTCGAATGCGATACACGCACTTTGCGCTGAATCAAACGCTGGAGACGGTCCTGGAAGCTCTGGAGTGCGGGATTCGCCACTTTGGCGGTGTGCCTGAGAGGGTGCTGATCGACAATGCCGGTCAAATGGTCGTGGATCATCGGCCGGATGGAGCTGTACGGTACCACCCGGAATTTCTCAAGGTCATGGGACTGTACCGGATGGACCCGTATGCATGCGCCCCGTACCGCGCCCAAACGAAGGGGAAAGTGGAACGGGCCTTCTATATGCTGGAACAGCATTTCCTCAAAGGGACGGAGTTCAAAGACTTTGAGGACCTCATTACCCAAGGGAAGTCCTTTGACGAATCGGAGAATCAGCGGGTGCACCGCCGGTTGGGACAAACCCCGTTGGAGCGGTTTGAGGCGGACCGGGCGGCTTTACGGCCCCTCCCCGAGCGCAGGTATGTCGACAGTGTGCGCGTCTTGCGCCGCGTCAGCAGAGACGGATACATCTCCGTCGATCACGTGGAATACTCGGTCCCGCCCTCCTACCTCGGCCGGGAGGTGTGGGTGACGCAACCCAGGGGGGCATATGTCGAGATGTACGGCCCAGACGGCACCTTCTTGTGTCGGCACGTCAAATCGAGAGACACCGGCTCGATCCACACGCTGCCCGAACACCAGGCGCCTCACCGGGAGCGTGTCTCGGTTCGTCAGCGATTCTGCGAGGTGTTTCCCAGCGGTGCGGCATTCTACCAAGGGCTCACCCGTCGGTATGCCCACAACGCTCGGTACCATGCCGCCCGCATCCTGGACATGCGCAGCACCTATAGCGACGAGTCTATTGAAATGGCCCTGAAGGAGGCCTTGGCTTACGGAGCCACGGACGAGAAGGTCGTGTTGAAACTGCTGGCCAACTACCCGACAAAACCGGCCGCCTCTTCGAGAAACGTCGAGGTCCAGGCGTTATCTCGGCGCGCCGACACCATTCGCCCGTTGTCCTACTACAGTCAACTGTTGCATTAA
- a CDS encoding IS256 family transposase, whose amino-acid sequence MKSRVHQIVRNDQSLFSTLDPSQQFTLQLSLLDVMESAKEGLMALAVQTGLRVIQLMMREEVEALVGPKGKHNPKRKAVRHGKEKGSVMLGGRKVAVEKVRVRSVDGHEIPLETYQAFQDPTLLTQAALERMIHGLSTRNYAFGLEPVGNEVETSGTSKSAVSRRFIAATKKLLEKLMQRRLDDRRYVALVIDGIVMADHTVVAALGIDVGGQKQILGVWEGATENATVCKGLLTDLVDRGLKPDDGILVVIDGSKALRAAVRDVFGETALVQRCQVHKERNVLEHLPEKQRDWVKRQLREAWRQETEKEALAALRRLAAQLEKAYPGAAASLREGMEETVTVIRLGVPELLRGTLRSTNAIESANEKVRMVSRNVKRWQNGEQVLRWAAAGFLEAEKKFRTVKGFRQIPLLLDALHKCVHPQPQQENKSITA is encoded by the coding sequence ATGAAATCAAGGGTACATCAAATTGTGAGAAATGACCAGAGCCTTTTTTCGACACTAGATCCTTCTCAGCAGTTCACCCTCCAACTGTCGCTACTGGACGTGATGGAGAGCGCGAAAGAGGGACTCATGGCCTTGGCGGTTCAAACCGGGCTTCGAGTGATTCAACTCATGATGCGAGAGGAAGTCGAAGCTTTGGTGGGCCCCAAAGGGAAACACAATCCAAAGCGCAAGGCTGTGCGACACGGAAAGGAAAAGGGCTCCGTGATGCTTGGGGGCCGGAAGGTGGCTGTGGAAAAAGTTCGGGTACGCAGCGTCGACGGTCATGAAATCCCGCTGGAGACCTACCAGGCTTTTCAGGATCCAACGCTGCTGACCCAGGCCGCGTTGGAGCGGATGATTCATGGCTTGTCGACCCGAAACTATGCGTTTGGTCTTGAGCCGGTCGGAAACGAGGTGGAAACCTCCGGCACGAGCAAGAGCGCCGTTAGCCGGCGTTTCATTGCCGCCACGAAGAAGCTGCTCGAAAAACTCATGCAGCGGCGCCTGGACGACCGCCGGTACGTGGCGCTAGTTATTGACGGGATCGTCATGGCGGACCACACCGTAGTGGCGGCATTAGGGATTGACGTAGGGGGACAGAAGCAGATCCTGGGCGTCTGGGAGGGAGCGACAGAGAATGCGACAGTGTGTAAAGGACTGCTGACCGATCTTGTGGACCGGGGACTGAAACCCGATGATGGGATCCTGGTCGTCATCGACGGGAGTAAGGCTTTGCGTGCCGCAGTACGGGACGTGTTTGGAGAGACGGCATTGGTTCAGCGGTGTCAGGTGCACAAGGAGCGCAATGTCCTGGAGCATCTGCCGGAGAAACAGCGAGATTGGGTCAAGAGGCAATTGCGGGAGGCCTGGCGCCAGGAGACCGAAAAAGAGGCACTGGCGGCCCTGCGGCGCTTGGCGGCACAACTTGAGAAGGCGTATCCAGGAGCAGCAGCCAGTTTGCGCGAGGGGATGGAAGAGACCGTGACCGTGATCCGGCTGGGAGTTCCGGAACTGCTTCGGGGAACTCTGCGCTCGACGAATGCGATCGAATCAGCCAATGAGAAGGTGCGGATGGTGAGTCGGAACGTCAAGCGCTGGCAGAATGGGGAACAGGTTCTGCGCTGGGCGGCTGCAGGATTTTTGGAGGCGGAGAAAAAGTTCAGGACCGTCAAGGGATTTCGCCAAATCCCTCTGCTCCTTGATGCATTACACAAATGTGTACATCCTCAACCACAGCAGGAAAACAAATCCATCACCGCGTAA
- a CDS encoding ABC transporter ATP-binding protein, giving the protein MSAILSVADLSVARGGTTIVRKACFDIRAGEILGLIGPNGAGKSTLIGGLLGYYPISGGTVNFREWTFGAGKDIPFEVKQRWAYIPEQPMYYADLTLAEHLEWKMRLREMSSAQDEAVRDRLATLIQRFQLEPHLVKFPHQCSKGTLQKMMVVSAFMFPFDVLLVDEPFIGLDVIAIRQLRELFESARQGGAAILISTHVLDSAERMCRRFGFMADGEVFAVGSLAELRVVHGDDAATLEDLFIAFLHKRVVAE; this is encoded by the coding sequence GACATCCGGGCCGGTGAGATCCTCGGACTTATCGGCCCTAACGGTGCGGGGAAAAGTACACTGATCGGCGGGTTGCTGGGTTACTATCCGATCAGCGGCGGGACGGTCAACTTCCGGGAATGGACGTTCGGCGCCGGCAAAGACATACCGTTCGAGGTCAAGCAAAGGTGGGCCTATATTCCCGAACAGCCGATGTACTATGCCGATCTCACCTTGGCAGAGCACCTGGAATGGAAAATGCGGTTGCGGGAGATGTCGTCCGCACAGGATGAGGCGGTGCGCGACCGCCTGGCAACCTTGATTCAGCGGTTTCAACTTGAGCCCCATCTGGTGAAGTTTCCTCACCAATGTTCAAAGGGAACGCTTCAGAAAATGATGGTCGTCTCGGCGTTCATGTTTCCCTTTGACGTGCTCCTGGTGGACGAGCCGTTTATCGGGCTGGATGTGATCGCCATTCGCCAACTTCGCGAGCTGTTCGAGTCAGCGCGGCAGGGCGGTGCAGCCATCCTCATTTCGACCCATGTGTTGGATTCGGCCGAACGGATGTGCCGGCGGTTCGGTTTTATGGCGGACGGGGAAGTTTTCGCCGTTGGCTCCCTGGCGGAATTGCGGGTCGTCCATGGGGATGATGCGGCGACTTTGGAGGATTTGTTCATTGCTTTTCTCCATAAAAGGGTGGTCGCGGAGTGA